A genome region from Mycolicibacterium litorale includes the following:
- a CDS encoding beta-ketoacyl [acyl carrier protein] synthase domain-containing protein, with protein MTARDRAAAEDPVVIVGMAVEAPGGIDTPEDYWTLLSEQREALGPFPTDRGWSLRELFAGSRREGFKPIQDLGGFLTTAAQFDPEFFGISPREAVAMDPQQRVALRLAWRALENSGINPDDLAGHDVGCYLGASALEYGPALTEFSHHSGHLITGTSLGVISGRIAYTLDLAGPAVTVDTSCSSALSAFHLAVQALRAGDCDVALTGGVCVMGTPGYFVEFSKQHALSDDGHCRPYSAHASGTVWAEGAGVFVLQRRSGAVRDGREILAEVRASCVNSDGRTVGLTAPSERAQTRLFGRAIEQAGVSPDDVGVVEGHGTGTRLGDRTELHSLAATYGVGTTGRGPLLGSVKSNIGHTQAAAGALGLAKVLVAADRATIPPTLHADEPSGEIDWDATTLRLADKLTPWPARDGERVGAVSAFGMSGTNTHLVVAVPDRPREAK; from the coding sequence ATGACGGCGAGGGACCGCGCCGCCGCCGAGGACCCCGTCGTCATCGTCGGTATGGCGGTGGAGGCACCCGGCGGGATCGACACACCCGAGGACTACTGGACGCTGCTCTCCGAGCAGCGCGAAGCACTTGGCCCCTTTCCCACCGACCGCGGCTGGTCGCTGCGTGAGCTGTTCGCGGGATCGCGGCGCGAGGGGTTCAAGCCCATCCAGGATCTCGGCGGGTTCCTCACCACCGCAGCGCAATTCGATCCCGAGTTCTTCGGCATCTCGCCGCGCGAGGCCGTGGCGATGGACCCGCAGCAGCGGGTGGCGCTGCGCCTGGCGTGGCGTGCGCTCGAGAACAGCGGCATCAACCCCGACGATCTCGCCGGCCACGACGTCGGCTGCTATCTCGGGGCCTCGGCCCTCGAGTACGGGCCTGCACTGACCGAGTTCTCCCACCACAGCGGTCACCTGATCACCGGTACCTCGCTGGGTGTCATCTCCGGGCGCATCGCGTACACCCTGGACCTGGCCGGACCCGCCGTCACCGTCGACACGTCGTGCTCCTCGGCGCTGTCCGCGTTCCACCTCGCGGTCCAGGCGCTGCGCGCCGGCGACTGCGACGTCGCGCTCACCGGCGGCGTGTGCGTGATGGGCACACCCGGGTACTTCGTCGAGTTCTCCAAGCAGCATGCCCTGTCCGACGACGGCCACTGCCGGCCCTACAGCGCACACGCCAGCGGCACCGTATGGGCGGAGGGCGCCGGAGTGTTCGTCCTGCAACGCAGATCGGGTGCGGTGCGGGACGGCCGGGAGATCCTCGCCGAGGTGCGCGCCAGCTGCGTGAACTCCGACGGCCGCACTGTGGGCCTGACCGCGCCGAGCGAGCGGGCCCAGACCCGCCTGTTCGGCCGGGCGATCGAACAGGCCGGGGTGTCACCCGACGACGTCGGCGTGGTCGAAGGCCACGGCACCGGAACGCGGCTCGGCGACCGCACCGAACTGCACTCGCTGGCGGCCACCTACGGTGTCGGAACCACGGGTCGGGGGCCGCTGCTCGGATCGGTGAAGTCCAACATCGGGCACACCCAGGCGGCCGCCGGCGCCCTCGGACTGGCCAAGGTGCTCGTCGCCGCCGACCGCGCGACCATCCCGCCCACCCTGCACGCCGACGAACCGAGCGGCGAGATCGACTGGGACGCCACCACGCTGCGGTTGGCGGACAAATTGACACCGTGGCCGGCCCGCGACGGGGAACGCGTGGGCGCGGTCTCCGCGTTCGGCATGAGCGGCACCAACACCCACCTCGTCGTGGCGGTACCGGACCGGCCCCGGGAAGCGAAGTGA
- the mbtD gene encoding mycobactin polyketide synthase MbtD → MSRPNRWPDGRTPVVLSAHAADLLTADARAVLGHLERHPDVSVDAVAGQLVTTRRMRRHRAVVRAADRNELAAGLRAVVDGAEHPLVARSAEGSASRLAFVFPGQGTQWPSMGAQAYRELDEYRAAVDACAEAFLAAGAASPLRYLTTSDDPATFSETEIEGAQFVHAVALARVWRSFGVLPDLTVGHSLGEIGAAHVAGAMTLQDAVSVVVARAGVVDRLPGDYAVAVLGVDPDTARRVIAATPGWLELSVVNASTSVAVSGDRQAVSAAVVRVREQGRFAREITVGFPVHTSILEPLRDDLLRHLPQSAFADTPVQFIGGATGDVVPAGTSFGDYWYGNLRNMVRFDRAFAAALRCGARIFVEMSPHPQLLFAMGDILGDATATLVGSGRRDAPITESLAANLATAAVADPGHPWRDVIGRSSHRLSGFPNAPMRATPMWAVSEPLPAVTDLTVAREVWQPVGADPAPARTAPLGVAIVDLDAAGALGERLRAAADRHPGVVLTTPDAAEVMVVAAPHHGTADAGAAVAALTGLVGEGALRYPASAGPRCRDIWLVTVAGEEVQAGEPVDMPAAALAAMHRSLGLEHPELGFHHLDVSADTPFDTTLIDTLLAGAGELALRNTGAATTLHRRTMSDVTVAPAWPLESGVLDNVVITGGAGAIGLHYAHHLAKRGARRIVLLSRRAVDPAVLTRLAAPHGAEVLSVPCDLTDRASVAAAAAGAGDASLLIHAAGAASFAPGARLDAADAANTFGAKVIGLAHLTELWPLRHDAGILLCSSVSGLWGGRGHAVYSAANRMLDAMAGRLRANGLRAVAIRWGLWQSDGASGIVDATETARIERSGLRPMAPEQAIEASLCDHAVDPLVLSADMHRMRMFFGSAEPVRVQSVSVTATAEAVDTTDAVRGELAAVLSITDPGAIDLDASLFDLGVDSLLALDLRKRFRRAIGRTVPLATLLGGITGSELVAELDEKVETQRD, encoded by the coding sequence GTGAGCAGGCCGAACCGGTGGCCCGACGGTCGGACCCCGGTGGTGTTGAGCGCGCATGCCGCTGATCTGCTCACCGCCGACGCCCGCGCCGTCCTGGGGCACCTCGAGCGCCACCCGGACGTCTCGGTCGACGCCGTGGCCGGTCAGTTGGTGACCACCCGCCGCATGCGGCGGCACCGCGCGGTGGTGCGAGCGGCGGACCGCAACGAACTGGCCGCGGGCCTGCGTGCAGTCGTCGACGGCGCCGAACACCCGCTTGTGGCCCGCAGCGCCGAGGGTTCCGCCTCGCGCCTGGCGTTCGTGTTCCCCGGCCAGGGCACCCAGTGGCCGTCGATGGGCGCCCAGGCCTACCGCGAACTCGACGAGTACCGCGCGGCGGTCGATGCCTGCGCCGAGGCGTTCCTCGCGGCGGGGGCCGCGTCCCCGCTGCGCTACCTCACGACATCCGATGACCCGGCCACGTTCTCCGAGACCGAGATCGAAGGCGCCCAATTCGTCCACGCCGTCGCGCTGGCGCGGGTCTGGCGGTCGTTCGGGGTGCTGCCCGACCTCACCGTCGGGCACAGCCTCGGTGAGATCGGCGCCGCCCACGTCGCCGGCGCGATGACCCTGCAGGACGCGGTGTCGGTGGTGGTCGCCCGCGCCGGCGTCGTGGACCGGCTACCCGGCGACTACGCCGTGGCGGTACTCGGCGTCGATCCCGACACCGCCCGGCGGGTCATCGCCGCGACCCCGGGCTGGCTCGAGCTGTCGGTCGTGAACGCGTCCACGTCGGTGGCCGTCTCCGGTGACCGGCAGGCGGTCTCGGCGGCCGTCGTCCGCGTGCGCGAGCAGGGCCGGTTCGCGCGCGAGATCACCGTCGGCTTCCCCGTGCACACCAGCATCCTCGAACCGCTGCGCGACGATCTGCTGCGCCACCTGCCGCAGTCCGCGTTCGCCGACACGCCGGTGCAGTTCATCGGCGGCGCCACCGGTGACGTCGTCCCGGCGGGCACCTCGTTCGGCGACTACTGGTACGGGAACCTGCGCAACATGGTCCGCTTCGACCGCGCGTTCGCCGCCGCATTGCGTTGCGGTGCACGAATTTTCGTCGAGATGTCACCGCATCCCCAGCTGCTGTTCGCGATGGGCGACATCCTCGGCGACGCCACCGCCACACTCGTCGGCTCCGGCAGGCGCGACGCACCGATCACCGAATCCCTCGCGGCGAACCTGGCCACCGCCGCGGTCGCCGACCCGGGCCACCCCTGGCGGGACGTCATCGGCCGCAGTTCGCACCGGCTGTCCGGCTTCCCGAACGCGCCGATGCGGGCCACCCCGATGTGGGCGGTGTCCGAACCGCTTCCCGCCGTCACCGATCTGACCGTCGCCCGTGAGGTGTGGCAGCCGGTGGGCGCAGACCCCGCGCCCGCCCGGACGGCGCCCCTCGGGGTCGCCATCGTCGACCTCGATGCCGCCGGTGCGCTCGGTGAACGCCTGCGGGCCGCCGCCGACCGCCACCCCGGCGTGGTGCTGACGACGCCGGACGCCGCGGAGGTGATGGTGGTCGCCGCACCGCACCATGGCACCGCCGATGCCGGTGCCGCCGTCGCAGCGCTCACCGGCCTGGTCGGCGAAGGAGCGCTGCGGTACCCGGCCTCGGCCGGGCCGCGGTGCCGCGACATATGGCTGGTCACCGTGGCCGGTGAAGAGGTTCAGGCGGGTGAGCCGGTGGACATGCCCGCGGCCGCCCTGGCCGCGATGCATCGCAGTCTCGGCCTGGAACATCCCGAGTTGGGCTTCCACCACCTCGACGTGTCGGCCGACACCCCCTTCGACACCACGCTGATCGACACCCTGCTCGCCGGTGCGGGGGAGTTGGCGCTGCGGAACACCGGCGCGGCGACGACTCTGCACCGGCGCACCATGAGCGACGTGACCGTCGCGCCGGCGTGGCCGCTGGAGTCCGGCGTGCTCGACAACGTGGTGATCACCGGCGGGGCAGGCGCGATCGGCCTGCACTACGCCCACCACCTCGCCAAGCGGGGGGCGCGGCGCATCGTGCTGCTCAGCCGCCGAGCCGTCGATCCGGCGGTGTTGACGCGGTTGGCCGCACCGCACGGCGCCGAGGTGCTGTCGGTGCCGTGCGACCTCACCGACCGCGCGAGCGTCGCCGCGGCCGCCGCCGGGGCGGGCGACGCGTCGCTGCTGATCCACGCCGCGGGTGCGGCGAGCTTCGCCCCCGGTGCCCGCCTCGACGCGGCGGACGCCGCGAACACGTTCGGCGCCAAGGTCATCGGCCTGGCGCACCTGACCGAGCTGTGGCCGCTGCGCCACGACGCCGGCATTCTGCTGTGCTCCTCGGTGTCGGGTCTGTGGGGTGGCCGCGGCCACGCCGTGTACTCGGCCGCCAACCGGATGCTCGACGCGATGGCGGGGCGGCTGCGCGCGAACGGCCTGCGCGCGGTGGCCATCCGGTGGGGACTGTGGCAGTCCGACGGCGCCTCGGGCATCGTCGACGCGACCGAGACGGCCCGCATCGAACGGTCTGGGCTGCGGCCGATGGCTCCGGAGCAGGCGATCGAAGCCAGCCTGTGTGACCACGCGGTGGACCCGTTGGTCCTCTCCGCCGACATGCACCGGATGCGGATGTTCTTCGGCAGCGCCGAACCAGTTCGCGTGCAATCGGTCTCGGTGACGGCCACCGCGGAGGCGGTCGACACCACCGACGCCGTGCGCGGTGAACTCGCCGCCGTCCTCAGCATCACCGATCCGGGCGCGATCGACCTCGACGCCTCGCTTTTCGACCTCGGCGTCGACTCGCTCCTCGCGCTCGACCTCCGTAAGCGATTCAGACGTGCCATCGGCCGCACCGTTCCGCTCGCCACCCTGTTGGGCGGCATCACCGGCAGCGAACTGGTCGCCGAGCTCGACGAGAAAGTAGAGACTCAGCGTGACTGA
- a CDS encoding non-ribosomal peptide synthetase codes for MTDTTGPRLDADARLELLRRRLAERGLSSQTAAESPTRELSEGQLRMWFVQAADPSGALLNICLSYRIRGDVDLAALRGALDAVARRHPILRTTYTADDTGEPRPTVHADLRPGWAEHDLTALASQSEQAQRLRLEVLAQREFAAPFDLSTDAPLRITMVRTGAREHVMLLVAHHIAWDDGSWEVFFADLTRAYAGEDLGEELTAHVPAGPRDAAADLDYWRTVMADPPEPLELPGPTGSAVPTNWRSARTSVALGVDTVRRVTDLARETGCTPYAVLLAAFGALIHRYTHTDDFLVATPVLNRGAGTQNRIGYYGNTVAMRLRPQSSMSFRDMLGHARDTALGAFAHQGVNLDRVVRELNPDRRHGTERMTRVSFGFRGPDRFGFTPPGVQCERADLRSHLTQLPLGVMVEFDADPTGGGAVVEVEHLVEIIEPALARQLLDHFVVLLDSALEAPHTALSRLQLMGAADTAWLHEVARGERFDTPPRTLPDVIAAQVDRTPDAVAVAYEGRHYSYREINAAANRVAHWLIGQGIGAEDRVAVLLDKSPELIVTALGVVKAGAVYVPVDPTYPEDRLTFILGDCDAKVVLREPLGALDDQRDDDPTDADRVRPLRPENTAYLIYTSGTTGLPKGVPVPHRPVAEYFVWFKDDYQVDGNDRLLQVASPSFDVSIAEIFGMLACGARIVVHRPGGLNDIGYLTELLREEGITAMHFVPSLLGLFLSLPGVNQWRTLQRVPIGGEPLPGEVADKFHATFDALLHNFYGPTETVINASRYKVEGKQGTRIVPIGRPKINTQMHLLDDALQPVPVGAIGEIYIGGSHVAHGYHRRPGLTAERFVADPFTPGGRLYRSGDLARRNADGDIEFVGRADEQVKIRGFRIELGDVAAAISVDPSVGRAVVVVSDLPGLGKSLVGYLTPVSGEDRDSVAVDRIRARVAAALPEYMVPAAYVVIDDIPITTHGKIDRTALPQPELTSTTEFREPATDTERELARLFGELLDRGGDIGADDSFFDLGGHSLLATKLVAAVRTTFGVDIGVQEVFELATVAQIAGHIDTLRAGDGGPARPRLVPLHLDGPAPLSSAQLRSWFAYRVDGPSVVNNIPFAARLSGPCDVDALMAAVGDVINRHEILRTVYREIDGVPYQVVLAPEPVTVRRARGDGEEWLRAELDRERGHVFDLERDRPIRPALLSVPGGHVLSVVMHHIAGDHWSATVLFSDLLTAYRARTSGAAPAWAPLPLQYADFGAWQSALLADDAGIAGPQRDYWTEQLAGLPEETGLRPDFPRPPVPSGLAEAVEFHIDGATRDKLAVLCRELGVTEFMLLQAAVAVVLHKAGGGPDVPLGTPVAGRNEPELDQLVGFFINILVLRNDLRGNPTLREVCRRAREMALAAYANQDLPFDQVVDAVSPVRTLARNPLFSVVVHVREQLPENRVIDHGPDGDTTVTVLEPTFDAAHADLSLNFFAYENGGGYRGHVIYRPELYTRETAQRFVGWLGRVVTAFAEQPDLTVGEIEIGAPGEQRRILEEWGGGGVFVLDQALRPVPVGVVGDVYTAGGPLAAAHWNSAALTATRLVAHPYGTQPGARLHRTGDQARWSADGVLELVGSDTARAERGSEPAVHTAGQSGEPPTTDTERALATLLGEVLDVEVTGRYDDFFSLGGDSILAVQLAARARDAGLKLTARMVFEQPTLHDLAAAVDTAGAATGTAGDADTAHAPMSASGLSPDELAALTASWSASREDAP; via the coding sequence GTGACTGACACCACCGGACCACGGCTGGACGCCGACGCGCGCCTGGAACTGCTGCGCCGCAGGCTCGCCGAGCGCGGGCTCTCGTCGCAGACCGCCGCGGAATCGCCGACCCGGGAACTGTCCGAGGGTCAGCTGCGGATGTGGTTCGTCCAGGCCGCCGACCCGTCGGGAGCCCTGCTCAACATCTGCCTGTCCTACCGCATCCGCGGCGACGTCGACCTCGCCGCGCTGCGCGGCGCACTCGACGCCGTGGCGCGCCGCCACCCGATCCTGCGCACCACCTATACCGCCGACGACACCGGCGAACCCCGCCCCACCGTGCACGCCGACCTGCGGCCGGGGTGGGCCGAACACGACCTGACCGCACTGGCGAGTCAATCGGAACAGGCGCAGCGGCTCCGCCTCGAGGTGCTCGCACAGCGGGAGTTCGCCGCGCCGTTCGACCTGTCCACCGATGCGCCGCTGCGGATCACCATGGTGCGCACCGGCGCCCGGGAACACGTCATGCTGCTGGTCGCCCACCACATCGCGTGGGACGACGGGTCATGGGAGGTGTTCTTCGCCGACCTCACCCGCGCCTACGCCGGCGAGGACCTGGGGGAGGAGCTCACCGCGCACGTCCCGGCCGGGCCCCGCGACGCCGCCGCCGACCTCGACTACTGGCGCACGGTCATGGCCGACCCGCCCGAACCCCTCGAACTGCCCGGGCCGACCGGTTCGGCGGTGCCGACGAACTGGCGTTCGGCGCGCACCAGCGTGGCGCTCGGCGTCGACACCGTCCGGCGCGTCACCGACCTGGCGCGCGAGACGGGCTGCACCCCGTACGCGGTGCTGCTCGCGGCGTTCGGCGCCCTGATCCACCGGTACACCCACACCGACGACTTCCTGGTTGCGACCCCGGTGCTCAACCGCGGCGCAGGCACGCAGAACCGCATCGGCTACTACGGCAACACCGTGGCGATGCGGCTGCGGCCGCAGTCGTCGATGTCGTTCCGCGACATGCTCGGGCATGCGCGCGACACCGCCCTGGGCGCATTCGCCCACCAGGGCGTCAACCTCGACCGGGTGGTCCGCGAGCTCAACCCCGACCGCCGGCACGGCACCGAGCGGATGACCCGGGTCAGCTTCGGTTTCCGCGGGCCCGACCGGTTCGGGTTCACCCCGCCCGGCGTGCAGTGTGAGCGGGCCGACCTACGCAGCCACCTCACCCAGCTCCCGCTGGGCGTCATGGTCGAATTCGACGCCGACCCGACCGGGGGCGGCGCGGTCGTCGAGGTCGAGCATCTGGTCGAGATCATCGAACCGGCGCTGGCCCGGCAGCTGCTGGACCACTTCGTCGTCCTGCTCGACAGCGCGCTGGAAGCGCCGCACACCGCGCTGTCCCGCCTGCAGTTGATGGGCGCCGCCGACACCGCCTGGCTACACGAGGTGGCCCGCGGCGAGCGGTTCGACACCCCGCCCCGCACGCTGCCCGACGTGATCGCCGCCCAGGTGGATCGGACGCCGGACGCCGTCGCCGTCGCCTACGAGGGCAGGCACTACTCGTACCGCGAGATCAACGCCGCCGCCAACCGGGTCGCCCACTGGCTCATCGGCCAGGGCATCGGCGCGGAGGACCGCGTCGCGGTGCTGCTCGACAAGTCGCCCGAACTCATCGTCACCGCACTCGGAGTGGTGAAGGCCGGTGCGGTGTACGTGCCGGTCGACCCCACCTACCCCGAGGACCGGCTGACGTTCATCCTCGGCGACTGCGATGCGAAGGTCGTGCTGCGCGAACCGCTCGGCGCTCTCGACGACCAGCGGGACGACGACCCGACCGACGCCGACCGGGTGCGGCCGCTGCGGCCGGAGAACACCGCGTACCTGATCTACACCTCGGGCACCACCGGACTGCCCAAGGGCGTCCCGGTACCGCACCGCCCGGTCGCGGAGTACTTCGTCTGGTTCAAGGACGACTACCAGGTCGACGGCAACGACCGCCTGCTTCAGGTCGCCTCACCGAGTTTCGATGTCTCGATCGCCGAGATCTTCGGCATGCTGGCGTGCGGCGCCCGCATCGTCGTCCACCGGCCGGGCGGGCTCAACGACATCGGCTACCTCACCGAGCTGCTGCGCGAAGAAGGCATCACCGCAATGCATTTCGTGCCCTCGCTGCTGGGACTGTTCCTGTCGCTACCCGGGGTCAACCAGTGGCGCACCCTGCAGCGGGTGCCGATCGGCGGTGAACCGCTGCCCGGCGAGGTGGCCGACAAGTTCCACGCCACCTTCGACGCGCTGCTGCACAACTTCTACGGACCGACCGAGACGGTGATCAACGCCAGCCGGTACAAGGTCGAAGGCAAACAGGGCACCCGGATCGTGCCGATCGGCCGTCCGAAGATCAACACGCAGATGCATCTGCTCGACGACGCACTGCAGCCGGTACCCGTCGGCGCCATCGGCGAGATCTACATCGGCGGAAGCCATGTCGCGCACGGCTACCACCGAAGGCCCGGCTTGACCGCCGAACGTTTCGTGGCCGACCCGTTCACACCGGGCGGCCGGCTCTACCGGTCGGGCGACCTGGCCCGCCGCAACGCCGACGGTGACATCGAATTCGTCGGGCGCGCCGACGAACAGGTCAAGATCCGCGGTTTCCGCATCGAGCTCGGCGACGTGGCGGCCGCGATCTCGGTGGATCCCAGCGTCGGCCGGGCCGTCGTCGTGGTGAGCGACCTGCCGGGGCTGGGCAAGAGCCTGGTGGGCTACCTGACCCCGGTCAGTGGTGAGGACCGCGATTCGGTGGCGGTCGACCGCATCCGCGCACGGGTGGCCGCCGCGCTGCCCGAGTACATGGTGCCCGCCGCCTATGTCGTGATCGACGACATCCCGATCACCACACACGGCAAGATCGACCGGACCGCGCTGCCGCAACCGGAGCTCACCTCGACCACCGAATTCCGCGAACCGGCGACCGACACCGAACGTGAACTCGCCCGGCTGTTCGGCGAGCTGCTCGACCGCGGCGGCGACATCGGCGCCGACGACTCGTTCTTCGACCTCGGCGGCCACTCGCTGCTGGCGACGAAACTCGTTGCCGCCGTGCGCACCACGTTCGGTGTGGACATCGGAGTGCAGGAGGTGTTCGAACTCGCCACGGTGGCGCAGATCGCCGGACACATCGACACCCTGCGCGCGGGCGACGGCGGCCCGGCGCGGCCGCGTCTGGTGCCGCTGCACCTGGACGGGCCCGCACCGCTGTCGTCGGCGCAGCTGCGGTCCTGGTTCGCCTACCGCGTCGACGGGCCCAGCGTGGTCAACAACATCCCGTTCGCCGCGCGGCTGAGCGGGCCGTGCGATGTCGACGCACTGATGGCCGCGGTCGGTGACGTCATCAACCGCCACGAGATCCTGCGCACTGTCTACCGCGAGATCGACGGCGTGCCCTACCAGGTCGTCCTGGCGCCGGAGCCGGTGACCGTGCGCCGCGCCCGCGGTGACGGGGAGGAGTGGCTGCGCGCCGAACTCGACCGCGAACGCGGCCACGTGTTCGACCTCGAACGCGACCGGCCGATCCGCCCCGCGCTCCTGAGCGTGCCTGGCGGTCACGTGCTGTCGGTGGTCATGCACCACATCGCCGGCGACCACTGGTCGGCCACCGTGCTGTTCTCCGATCTGCTCACCGCCTATCGCGCCCGGACGTCCGGTGCGGCCCCGGCCTGGGCGCCGCTGCCCCTGCAGTACGCCGACTTCGGCGCCTGGCAGTCGGCGCTGCTCGCCGACGACGCGGGTATCGCCGGACCCCAGCGCGACTACTGGACCGAACAGCTCGCCGGGCTGCCCGAGGAGACCGGGCTGCGGCCGGACTTCCCGCGGCCGCCGGTGCCCAGCGGCCTCGCCGAGGCGGTCGAATTCCACATCGACGGCGCCACGAGGGACAAGCTGGCGGTGCTGTGCCGGGAACTCGGGGTCACCGAGTTCATGCTGCTGCAGGCCGCGGTGGCCGTGGTGCTGCACAAGGCCGGCGGCGGTCCCGACGTCCCGCTCGGCACACCGGTGGCCGGCCGCAACGAACCCGAACTCGACCAGCTCGTCGGGTTCTTCATCAACATCCTGGTGCTGCGCAACGACCTTCGCGGCAACCCCACGCTACGGGAGGTGTGCCGGCGGGCCCGCGAGATGGCGCTCGCGGCGTACGCCAACCAGGACCTGCCGTTCGATCAGGTCGTCGACGCGGTCAGCCCGGTGCGCACACTGGCCCGCAACCCCCTGTTCAGCGTTGTGGTCCACGTCCGCGAACAACTTCCTGAGAACCGGGTGATCGACCACGGGCCCGACGGCGACACGACGGTCACCGTGCTCGAGCCCACGTTCGACGCCGCGCACGCGGACCTGTCGCTGAACTTCTTCGCCTACGAGAACGGCGGGGGCTACCGGGGCCACGTCATCTATCGCCCCGAGCTGTACACCCGCGAGACCGCGCAGCGGTTCGTCGGCTGGCTCGGCCGGGTGGTGACGGCCTTCGCCGAGCAGCCCGACCTCACCGTCGGCGAAATCGAGATCGGTGCGCCCGGCGAGCAGCGGCGCATCCTCGAAGAATGGGGTGGCGGAGGCGTTTTCGTGCTCGATCAGGCACTGCGGCCGGTGCCGGTCGGCGTGGTCGGCGACGTCTACACCGCGGGCGGTCCGCTGGCCGCCGCGCACTGGAACTCCGCCGCGCTGACCGCGACCCGGCTCGTCGCCCACCCGTACGGCACGCAACCCGGGGCGCGGCTGCACCGCACCGGGGACCAGGCACGGTGGAGCGCCGACGGGGTGCTCGAACTGGTCGGCTCGGATACGGCGAGAGCCGAGCGGGGGAGCGAACCGGCGGTCCATACCGCGGGCCAGTCCGGTGAACCGCCCACCACCGACACCGAACGCGCACTCGCGACACTGCTGGGCGAGGTGCTCGATGTCGAGGTCACCGGACGCTACGACGACTTCTTCAGCCTGGGTGGGGACAGCATCCTCGCCGTGCAGCTGGCCGCACGTGCCCGCGACGCGGGACTGAAACTGACCGCGCGGATGGTGTTCGAACAGCCCACGCTGCACGACCTCGCCGCCGCGGTCGACACGGCGGGGGCGGCCACCGGCACCGCGGGCGACGCGGACACCGCCCACGCACCGATGAGCGCCTCCGGCCTGTCCCCGGACGAGCTCGCGGCGCTGACGGCGTCGTGGAGCGCATCGCGGGAGGACGCACCGTGA